The following proteins are encoded in a genomic region of Terriglobia bacterium:
- the larE gene encoding ATP-dependent sacrificial sulfur transferase LarE — MTAYVHIRANAAAGGPAEEKERLLLEQLAATGSLLVALSGGADSAYLAWAAQRALGPRVLAITALSASYSAYDRQRVEEFLRAVPIAHEFIHTRELEIPAYLANQPDRCYYCKDELFSAMDALASARAFAAVAYGVNADDTLDFRPGHRAAAEHRVLAPLLDAGLRKAEIRLLSKRAGLPTWDRPASACLASRLPYGTQVTPERLALVEQGEAVLRDLGFRQFRVRLHEQMARVEIAPDELPRALAPEVAALLATRLKKLGFTYVTLDLEGYRQGSLNESLPDAPG, encoded by the coding sequence ATGACTGCCTACGTGCACATCCGCGCCAACGCAGCGGCCGGCGGTCCGGCCGAGGAAAAAGAACGGCTGCTGCTCGAGCAGCTCGCCGCGACTGGCTCGCTTCTGGTGGCTCTTTCCGGCGGCGCCGATTCCGCCTACCTCGCGTGGGCCGCGCAGCGTGCTCTGGGTCCGCGCGTGCTGGCCATTACCGCGCTCTCCGCGAGCTATTCGGCTTACGACCGCCAGCGTGTCGAGGAGTTCCTCCGCGCCGTGCCCATCGCCCACGAATTCATCCACACGCGCGAACTGGAAATCCCCGCCTACCTGGCCAACCAGCCCGACCGCTGCTACTACTGCAAGGATGAACTTTTCTCCGCCATGGACGCCCTGGCCTCCGCGCGCGCCTTCGCCGCCGTCGCCTATGGCGTGAACGCCGACGACACTCTCGATTTCCGCCCCGGGCACCGCGCCGCCGCGGAGCACCGCGTCCTGGCCCCGCTGCTCGACGCCGGCCTGCGCAAGGCCGAGATCCGCCTCCTCTCGAAGCGCGCCGGCTTGCCCACCTGGGACCGTCCGGCCTCGGCTTGTCTGGCTTCGCGGCTGCCCTACGGCACGCAGGTGACCCCCGAAAGGCTCGCTCTGGTGGAACAGGGCGAGGCGGTGCTGCGCGATCTGGGCTTCCGGCAGTTCCGCGTGCGCCTGCACGAGCAGATGGCCCGCGTCGAAATCGCGCCGGACGAGCTGCCGCGGGCTCTCGCGCCCGAGGTAGCCGCCTTACTGGCAACGCGCCTGAAGAAGCTGGGTTTCACCTATGTGACCCTGGACCTCGAAGGCTATCGTCAGGGGTCGCTCAACGAATCGCTGCCGGACGCCCCAGGATAG